A DNA window from Undibacterium sp. YM2 contains the following coding sequences:
- a CDS encoding HD domain-containing protein — MQHRAQFVRMEDSTQEDWQIIGGEFRRFAQGLPDRVMQHLRLLEGDYGGFPVDRFTHSLQTATRALRDGRNDEYVCCALLHDIGDTLGSFNHPDIAAAILKPFVSEENLWMVEHHGIFQGNYFFHHIGMDRNMREQFRGHPHFERTAEFCALYDNPSFDAHAETFPLVEFEPMLTKLFSQPRNTIYKTAVSGNNDK; from the coding sequence ATGCAACATCGCGCGCAATTTGTCCGCATGGAGGACAGTACCCAGGAAGACTGGCAAATCATAGGTGGAGAGTTCAGGCGTTTTGCCCAGGGCTTGCCAGACAGAGTCATGCAGCACCTGCGTTTGCTGGAAGGTGACTACGGCGGCTTCCCGGTTGATCGCTTTACCCATTCGCTGCAAACCGCCACACGGGCACTGCGCGATGGCCGTAATGATGAATATGTGTGCTGCGCCTTGTTGCATGACATAGGTGACACGCTGGGCTCATTCAATCACCCGGATATTGCGGCTGCCATCCTGAAGCCTTTTGTCAGTGAGGAGAACCTGTGGATGGTGGAACACCATGGCATATTCCAGGGCAATTATTTTTTCCACCACATAGGCATGGACAGGAATATGCGCGAGCAATTCCGTGGCCACCCGCATTTCGAGCGCACGGCAGAGTTTTGCGCCTTATACGATAACCCGTCCTTCGATGCGCATGCAGAGACTTTCCCTCTGGTGGAGTTTGAACCCATGCTGACCAAGCTGTTCAGCCAGCCGCGCAATACGATTTACAAAACCGCTGTCAGCGGCAACAACGACAAATAA
- a CDS encoding class II aldolase/adducin family protein produces MEIRSVKDQVSAEEWQLRVDLAACYRLVALYGWSDLVFTHISARIPGPEHHFLINPYGLMFDEITASSLVKVDQQCNKVIDSPFPVNPAGFVIHSAVHAAREDVQCVLHTHTRAGVAVSAQKCGVLPLSQQSTFVLASLAYHDYEGVAFREDEKPRLQADMGQANFLMLRNHGLLTAGKSIADAFLSMYTFEATCQIQLAAQAGGELVHVNPIIVKGVSEAMRVQTGGLGGAFVWPSLIRKLDRTDESYKL; encoded by the coding sequence ATGGAAATACGTTCAGTCAAAGATCAGGTCAGCGCAGAAGAATGGCAATTACGTGTCGATCTGGCCGCCTGTTATCGCCTTGTCGCTCTGTATGGCTGGAGCGACCTGGTATTCACCCATATTAGTGCACGCATACCCGGGCCTGAGCATCATTTCCTCATCAACCCCTATGGTTTGATGTTTGATGAAATCACGGCTTCCTCTTTGGTCAAGGTAGATCAGCAGTGCAACAAGGTGATTGACTCCCCTTTTCCGGTGAACCCGGCTGGCTTTGTCATCCATAGCGCCGTACATGCGGCGCGTGAAGATGTGCAATGTGTTTTGCATACGCATACACGGGCAGGGGTCGCGGTTAGCGCACAAAAATGTGGTGTGCTGCCGCTGTCGCAGCAATCAACTTTTGTGCTGGCGTCGCTGGCTTATCATGACTATGAAGGCGTTGCCTTCAGGGAAGATGAGAAACCACGCTTGCAAGCTGACATGGGACAGGCTAACTTCCTGATGTTGCGCAATCATGGCTTATTGACAGCGGGCAAGTCGATCGCCGATGCCTTCCTGTCCATGTACACCTTTGAAGCGACTTGCCAGATACAACTGGCAGCGCAAGCTGGTGGTGAACTGGTCCATGTGAATCCCATCATCGTCAAAGGGGTGTCAGAAGCCATGCGCGTACAGACTGGTGGGCTGGGTGGTGCCTTTGTCTGGCCGTCCTTGATACGCAAACTTGATCGAACGGATGAAAGCTATAAACTATGA
- a CDS encoding SDR family oxidoreductase, with product MKAKHKVVIITGSSDGIGAEIARQLAKKYGPSLALVLAARNEEALKKVAAECKAFGAVSHVVKADVGVEANCRHLIEVAVEQFGSIDVLINNAGKSAQALLEEVDNLGWYQELMRINFWGSVWCTHAALPHLKKSRGTIVAVSSLAGLIGVPGRTAYSASKFAMGGFFESLRSELKDAGVRVTVAYPGVVATQIRYHGYNAAGEAAGKSGLKEDDAMSIEECASLIIRGYERGDRDVVMSFKGKLGRWLKLIAPGLVEKMAMAALKKEVRPH from the coding sequence ATGAAGGCAAAACACAAGGTTGTTATCATTACCGGCAGTTCAGATGGGATAGGGGCAGAAATCGCGCGTCAACTGGCTAAAAAATATGGCCCCAGTCTGGCATTAGTGCTGGCGGCACGCAATGAAGAAGCTCTCAAGAAAGTCGCCGCCGAATGCAAGGCCTTTGGTGCTGTGTCACATGTGGTAAAAGCCGATGTAGGTGTGGAAGCCAATTGCCGCCACCTGATAGAGGTAGCGGTAGAGCAGTTTGGCAGTATCGATGTGCTCATCAATAATGCGGGCAAGTCTGCCCAGGCCCTGCTCGAGGAAGTGGATAACCTGGGCTGGTATCAGGAGCTCATGCGCATCAATTTCTGGGGCAGTGTCTGGTGCACGCATGCTGCCCTGCCCCATCTCAAAAAATCACGCGGTACCATAGTCGCGGTATCTTCACTGGCTGGCCTGATCGGTGTACCGGGCCGCACTGCGTACAGTGCCAGCAAGTTTGCCATGGGTGGTTTTTTTGAGAGCCTGCGTTCAGAACTGAAAGACGCTGGCGTCAGGGTGACCGTGGCCTACCCTGGCGTAGTGGCTACCCAGATACGCTATCACGGTTATAACGCGGCTGGAGAAGCAGCGGGCAAGAGCGGTTTGAAAGAAGACGACGCGATGTCGATAGAAGAATGTGCCTCACTCATCATACGTGGCTATGAACGTGGTGACCGTGACGTCGTCATGAGCTTCAAGGGCAAGTTGGGGCGCTGGCTGAAACTGATTGCACCTGGTCTGGTTGAGAAGATGGCGATGGCGGCTTTGAAGAAAGAAGTCAGGCCGCATTGA
- a CDS encoding porin: protein MKKLLGAATLACMATAAHAQTSVTIYGLIDANITYNNNANANKDSQFKLNSGGMNTSRFGLRGSEDLGGGLKAIMQLEGGVLLDTGASDGDIFGRQANVGLQGDFGRIIAGRSYSTTYDFILPFDPMGYAPQYSWATSAGATGNRKDGMLTGVSNLLKYQYDGKGYKLGATYGFGEVAGNTSGNAKYIVAASAFDGPWAAVITYEQNNSAPIANGTYDQAKVLHLGGSYDFGPAKVFAGYRNFKKTLATGAADQRSDTLWLGANYAVAPSWTLTGVYYYQDIKNVASGADADPGMLVLRAKYAMSKRTDIYIATGYAKASNNKLTGVSRDDAGFASNQTSATVGIQHRF, encoded by the coding sequence ATGAAGAAGTTACTCGGCGCGGCCACGCTGGCATGCATGGCGACAGCAGCACATGCGCAAACCAGCGTCACCATCTACGGCCTCATTGATGCCAATATCACGTACAACAACAATGCGAATGCCAATAAGGACAGCCAGTTCAAGCTCAATAGCGGCGGCATGAATACCTCACGCTTTGGCTTGCGCGGCAGTGAAGACCTGGGTGGCGGTTTGAAAGCCATTATGCAACTCGAAGGCGGTGTCTTGCTCGATACCGGTGCGTCTGATGGTGACATCTTTGGCCGTCAGGCCAATGTCGGCCTGCAAGGTGATTTTGGCCGCATCATTGCTGGCCGTTCTTACAGCACCACCTATGATTTCATCCTGCCGTTCGACCCTATGGGTTATGCGCCGCAATATTCCTGGGCAACTTCTGCCGGTGCCACTGGCAATCGTAAAGATGGCATGCTGACTGGTGTATCCAATCTCTTGAAATACCAGTATGACGGCAAGGGCTACAAACTCGGTGCAACTTATGGCTTTGGTGAAGTGGCAGGCAATACCTCAGGCAATGCCAAATACATCGTTGCGGCCAGCGCGTTCGATGGCCCGTGGGCAGCTGTCATCACCTATGAGCAAAATAATAGTGCACCGATAGCCAACGGCACTTATGACCAGGCCAAGGTATTGCACCTGGGTGGGTCTTATGATTTTGGTCCCGCCAAAGTGTTTGCCGGCTACCGCAATTTCAAAAAGACCCTGGCCACAGGCGCTGCAGATCAGCGTAGTGACACACTGTGGCTGGGTGCCAATTATGCAGTGGCACCTTCCTGGACTCTGACGGGCGTCTACTACTATCAGGACATCAAGAATGTCGCATCAGGTGCAGATGCTGATCCAGGCATGCTGGTGCTGCGCGCCAAGTATGCGATGTCGAAACGCACTGATATCTATATCGCCACAGGCTATGCCAAGGCCAGCAATAACAAGCTGACTGGCGTATCGCGTGACGATGCAGGTTTTGCATCGAACCAGACATCGGCGACAGTTGGTATCCAACACCGCTTTTAA